In Aquiflexum balticum DSM 16537, a single genomic region encodes these proteins:
- the yidC gene encoding membrane protein insertase YidC, with amino-acid sequence MDRNQATGLILFAAVLLVYSIFFATTPEPLAEEEMVNEQELTTKEGTTPEIIPLQAEPDSIQDLIAERQFGVFATFTKGRKELVTLENEKIAVTFSTKGAEINSVELKEFKTWDQRPLMLLDERSSDLDYKIQTDKGLLSLNEFYFNPTLSKVDIDGVSASVLTFIAQAGNSRIVRTYTLPEGGYVLDKSLELSGLSGNLTDTNVQILWDDRLIKQEADIEESRRKSNINFYKSSGSHDYLSLTSDSDDDEISEPLKWVSFSQRFFTTGIIAANQFNSAKLNQVTPTDTLSIKNMTAALVLPLENGRAEVSYFFGPNNYNLLRKITPGFENNVDMGYFFVSWVNKYIIVNLFQFLEKYFSNYGVIIILIVLIIKLALSPLTYKSYIGMAKMRVIKPEIDELKAKYPDDPTKMQQEQMKLFGQLGVSPISGCLPMVFQMPFLFAMFFFFPNSIELRQQSFLWAHDLSTYDSILSLPFTIPFYGSHVSLFTILMTVSQIAYTHFNNQLTAQTGPMKNIGYIMPVVFMFVLNSFPAALSFYYFVSNMVTFGQQAIIKLFVDDAKIREKVEANKLKNVNKKKSKFQQKLEDAMKAADANKKKP; translated from the coding sequence ATGGATAGAAACCAAGCGACCGGATTGATCCTATTCGCAGCAGTATTACTGGTGTATTCGATTTTCTTTGCCACGACTCCCGAGCCTTTAGCTGAGGAGGAAATGGTAAACGAACAAGAGCTTACTACCAAGGAAGGTACAACTCCTGAAATAATTCCACTTCAAGCTGAACCTGACAGCATTCAGGATCTTATTGCAGAAAGACAATTTGGCGTATTCGCCACTTTTACCAAGGGAAGAAAGGAATTGGTTACCCTTGAAAATGAAAAAATTGCAGTCACTTTCTCTACCAAAGGAGCAGAAATCAATAGCGTTGAGCTTAAAGAATTCAAAACCTGGGATCAGAGACCTTTGATGCTTTTGGATGAAAGAAGCTCTGACCTGGATTATAAAATCCAAACGGACAAAGGACTATTGAGTCTCAATGAATTTTATTTCAACCCTACGCTCTCAAAAGTTGACATTGACGGGGTAAGCGCGTCTGTCCTGACATTTATAGCCCAAGCAGGAAATTCCCGTATTGTGCGGACCTACACTTTACCTGAAGGGGGATATGTTTTGGACAAATCATTGGAACTTTCCGGATTGAGTGGGAATCTAACGGATACCAATGTTCAGATTTTATGGGATGACCGATTAATCAAACAGGAAGCTGATATAGAAGAATCAAGAAGAAAGTCGAACATCAACTTTTACAAATCATCAGGAAGCCATGATTATCTCAGCCTTACTTCGGACTCGGATGATGATGAAATATCCGAACCCCTCAAATGGGTTAGTTTTAGTCAGCGGTTTTTCACAACCGGAATTATTGCAGCAAATCAGTTCAATTCCGCTAAACTGAATCAGGTAACCCCCACTGATACCTTGTCGATCAAAAATATGACAGCTGCTTTGGTGCTCCCATTAGAAAATGGCAGAGCAGAAGTCAGCTACTTCTTTGGACCCAATAATTACAATCTTTTAAGGAAAATCACGCCTGGCTTTGAAAACAACGTGGACATGGGTTATTTCTTTGTCAGTTGGGTAAACAAATATATCATTGTCAATCTTTTCCAGTTTTTGGAGAAATATTTTTCCAATTACGGTGTCATCATCATCCTGATAGTACTGATAATCAAACTGGCCTTGTCACCTTTGACTTATAAGTCATATATAGGAATGGCAAAAATGAGGGTAATCAAACCTGAAATTGATGAATTGAAAGCCAAATATCCGGATGATCCTACCAAAATGCAGCAGGAACAGATGAAGCTCTTTGGTCAATTGGGTGTAAGTCCCATTTCGGGATGTTTGCCAATGGTATTTCAGATGCCTTTCCTGTTCGCCATGTTTTTCTTTTTCCCCAATTCAATAGAACTCAGACAGCAATCTTTCCTTTGGGCACATGATCTATCGACTTATGATTCCATCCTGAGCCTTCCTTTCACCATTCCTTTTTATGGTTCCCATGTCAGTTTGTTTACGATATTGATGACGGTTTCTCAGATAGCTTACACGCATTTCAACAACCAATTGACTGCGCAGACCGGACCTATGAAGAACATTGGATATATCATGCCGGTAGTATTTATGTTCGTCCTCAATTCATTCCCGGCAGCTTTGAGTTTCTACTACTTTGTTTCCAATATGGTAACGTTCGGACAGCAGGCTATCATCAAGCTGTTTGTAGATGATGCCAAAATCAGAGAGAAAGTGGAAGCCAATAAATTGAAAAACGTCAATAAGAAAAAATCCAAATTCCAGCAAAAACTGGAAGACGCCATGAAGGCAGCTGATGCCAACAAAAAGAAACCCTAA
- a CDS encoding metal-dependent hydrolase: protein MIEITYYGHSTYLVKINNKSILFDPFISPNPKASLIKVADIKPDYILISHGHEDHVADAESIAKGSDAMLVSNYEIAVWFAEKGVEKYHPMNHGGSKTFDFGKVKYVNAVHSSTLPDGSSGGAAGGFVIEHANGCFYFAGDTALTYDMKLIGEEFKIDFAFLPIGDNFTMGIKDAIKAASFVGTKKIIGIHYDTFPYIEIDLELAKKEAAEAGKELILLNIGETFTL, encoded by the coding sequence ATGATCGAAATTACTTATTACGGCCATTCCACTTATCTCGTAAAAATCAACAACAAATCAATTCTTTTTGACCCTTTTATAAGTCCCAACCCCAAAGCATCCCTAATCAAAGTAGCGGATATCAAACCTGATTACATTCTGATCAGTCATGGTCATGAAGACCATGTAGCTGATGCTGAATCAATTGCCAAGGGAAGTGACGCGATGCTGGTATCTAATTATGAAATTGCCGTTTGGTTTGCTGAGAAAGGGGTGGAAAAATACCATCCCATGAATCATGGAGGCAGTAAAACTTTTGATTTTGGAAAAGTAAAATATGTCAATGCAGTACACAGCAGTACACTCCCTGACGGTTCCTCGGGAGGTGCAGCCGGCGGATTTGTGATAGAACATGCAAATGGATGTTTCTATTTTGCAGGTGATACTGCACTTACTTATGACATGAAGCTGATCGGCGAAGAATTCAAAATTGATTTTGCATTTCTTCCAATCGGGGATAATTTTACTATGGGAATAAAAGATGCCATCAAAGCAGCAAGCTTTGTAGGAACAAAAAAGATTATCGGCATCCATTATGACACATTTCCATACATCGAGATAGATCTTGAACTGGCAAAAAAAGAAGCTGCAGAAGCAGGAAAAGAATTGATTTTGCTTAATATTGGTGAAACTTTTACGCTCTAA
- a CDS encoding ParA family protein: MGKVIAIANQKGGVGKTTTAMNLAASLAVLEFKTLVVDADPQANTTSGLGHDPKEINTSIYECMVDGIDIRSIILPTEIEKLELIPSHIDLVGAEVEMINLENREEKMKSVISKIKDDYDFVVIDCSPSLGLITINALTAANSVIIPVQCEYFALEGLGKLLNTIKIIQTRLNPELEIEGILLTMYDVRLRLSNQVVEEVRMHFKNLVFDTIIPRNVRLSESPSFGLPVIAFDAEGKGAVAYLNLAHEIAVKNGMEKVN; this comes from the coding sequence ATGGGAAAAGTTATAGCTATTGCTAACCAAAAAGGAGGCGTAGGAAAAACTACTACAGCGATGAATTTGGCTGCCAGCTTGGCGGTTCTGGAATTCAAAACTTTGGTGGTGGATGCCGATCCACAGGCAAATACTACATCAGGACTTGGGCATGACCCAAAAGAAATCAACACCAGCATTTACGAGTGTATGGTTGACGGAATTGACATCCGGTCTATAATTCTACCTACAGAAATAGAAAAACTTGAACTGATCCCTTCCCATATCGACTTGGTCGGTGCGGAAGTAGAGATGATAAACCTGGAAAACAGGGAGGAAAAAATGAAATCTGTAATCAGCAAGATTAAAGATGATTATGATTTTGTTGTCATTGATTGCTCACCTTCTCTGGGTTTGATTACTATTAATGCCCTTACGGCTGCCAACTCAGTGATCATCCCCGTCCAATGTGAATATTTTGCATTGGAAGGATTGGGAAAACTGCTGAATACCATAAAAATCATACAAACAAGGCTGAATCCCGAACTCGAAATAGAAGGGATTCTGCTCACGATGTATGATGTAAGATTGAGACTATCCAATCAGGTAGTAGAGGAAGTTAGGATGCATTTCAAAAATCTGGTATTTGATACCATCATTCCGAGAAATGTCCGTTTAAGTGAATCGCCAAGCTTTGGATTGCCTGTGATTGCATTTGATGCTGAAGGTAAAGGCGCTGTTGCCTATCTGAACCTGGCACATGAAATCGCAGTCAAAAACGGAATGGAAAAAGTTAATTGA
- a CDS encoding ParB/RepB/Spo0J family partition protein, translated as MTEKKPTPKKSALGRGLGALLQDSPSKNKPDSLIPGHPSAGIFEIPLSNIQVNPFQPRTHFDKEALRELSESILTQGIIQPITVRRLEEGEYQLIAGERRFQASKMAGLEKIPAYIRTANDQQMLEMALIENIQRENLNALEIAHSYQRLLAECNLKQEELGDRVGKNRTTVNNYLRLLKLPPDIQAGLRDNKITMGHARALINVESIDKQLAIFKKTVEEELSVRKVEALVQAINGSPDDKPEEKGPSLDPVRKYEIGKIQQRLSSHFGSKVQLKSDSKNKGEIKIPFRSSDDLNRILEILEII; from the coding sequence ATGACTGAAAAAAAACCTACACCAAAGAAAAGTGCGCTGGGAAGAGGTCTGGGAGCTTTGCTGCAGGATTCCCCTTCAAAAAACAAACCGGACTCATTGATTCCGGGACATCCTTCTGCCGGAATTTTCGAGATCCCTCTGTCAAATATTCAAGTTAATCCTTTTCAACCAAGGACACATTTTGATAAGGAAGCCTTGCGAGAGCTATCCGAGTCAATCCTTACACAGGGGATCATCCAACCAATTACTGTCAGAAGACTTGAAGAGGGTGAATACCAATTGATTGCCGGGGAGCGGAGGTTTCAGGCTTCCAAAATGGCCGGGTTGGAAAAAATCCCTGCCTATATCAGAACTGCCAATGACCAACAGATGTTGGAAATGGCCCTCATTGAAAATATTCAGAGAGAGAATCTCAATGCACTTGAAATCGCTCACTCCTACCAAAGACTGTTGGCGGAGTGTAACCTCAAGCAGGAAGAACTCGGAGACAGAGTAGGTAAAAACAGAACCACTGTCAATAATTACCTCAGGTTGCTCAAGTTACCACCTGATATTCAGGCCGGCCTGCGGGACAATAAAATTACCATGGGGCACGCAAGGGCCCTGATCAATGTAGAAAGCATCGACAAACAATTGGCCATTTTCAAAAAAACTGTCGAAGAAGAGCTCAGTGTCCGTAAAGTAGAAGCATTGGTTCAGGCAATCAATGGATCCCCTGATGATAAGCCTGAAGAGAAGGGACCAAGCTTAGATCCGGTAAGAAAATATGAAATAGGAAAAATCCAACAAAGATTATCCTCTCATTTTGGATCCAAAGTACAGCTTAAATCAGACTCGAAAAATAAAGGCGAAATAAAAATCCCTTTCCGTTCATCTGATGACCTAAATAGAATCCTTGAAATTCTGGAGATTATCTGA
- a CDS encoding DUF5683 domain-containing protein, giving the protein MIYTSIIAVFVLLPALTSFAQNEGTSQDTVKVDLTEKNKKNPQKATILSAVLPGAGQLYNGKSWKIPLIYAGFAANIYFIEFNNRRYQFFREALFAFDEPGGATDPNRPFPSLNRDGLVRNVNYWKRNRDLNYFLFIGIYALNIIDANVDAHLSSFDVSDDLTFRFEPTYESLTAGGGNIMGVSLKINF; this is encoded by the coding sequence ATGATATATACTTCTATCATTGCTGTTTTTGTTTTATTGCCCGCGTTGACTTCTTTTGCACAAAATGAAGGAACAAGTCAAGATACTGTCAAGGTGGACTTAACAGAAAAAAATAAAAAAAATCCCCAAAAAGCAACAATCCTCTCCGCTGTACTTCCAGGAGCGGGACAGTTATACAATGGAAAATCATGGAAAATCCCATTGATCTATGCCGGATTTGCTGCCAATATCTATTTTATTGAATTCAATAACAGGAGGTACCAATTCTTTAGGGAGGCTCTTTTCGCCTTCGATGAACCTGGAGGCGCAACCGACCCAAACCGACCATTTCCCAGCTTGAACCGGGACGGACTGGTGAGAAATGTCAATTACTGGAAACGCAATAGAGATTTGAATTATTTTCTTTTTATCGGTATTTATGCACTCAATATCATCGATGCCAATGTTGATGCGCATTTATCGTCTTTTGATGTCAGTGATGACCTGACCTTCAGATTTGAACCCACCTATGAATCCCTGACTGCCGGTGGGGGAAATATAATGGGTGTATCCTTAAAAATTAATTTCTGA
- the dapB gene encoding 4-hydroxy-tetrahydrodipicolinate reductase: MNILLLGYGKMGKIIGETAASRGHHIVAKINIDNRHELDVLDPSKIDVAIEFSQPDAAFDNISWAISRGIPVVAGTTGWMDKKPVIETLAKNKNTAFFYASNFSIGVNIFFKVNRFLGSLMKDQDSYHVSLEEIHHTEKKDAPSGTAITLAEAIINEIPRINNWTLSDNTSENEQSLPITSKRIDPAPGTHIVRYRSEIDDIEISHTAHNRKGFAVGAVLVAEWIINKKGVLSMDDFLSF, encoded by the coding sequence ATGAATATTTTATTACTCGGTTATGGTAAAATGGGTAAAATCATAGGTGAAACCGCAGCATCCCGCGGCCACCATATCGTAGCCAAAATCAATATTGACAACAGACATGAACTGGATGTCCTTGACCCTTCAAAAATAGATGTGGCCATAGAATTCAGTCAACCCGATGCCGCTTTTGACAATATCAGTTGGGCCATTTCAAGAGGTATTCCCGTAGTGGCCGGTACTACCGGTTGGATGGATAAAAAACCTGTTATTGAAACCCTTGCAAAAAACAAAAATACCGCATTCTTCTATGCTTCCAATTTCAGCATCGGTGTCAATATTTTCTTTAAGGTCAACCGATTTCTTGGCTCGCTGATGAAAGATCAGGACTCTTATCATGTCAGCTTAGAGGAAATCCACCATACCGAAAAAAAAGATGCACCAAGTGGTACTGCGATTACATTGGCAGAAGCAATAATCAATGAAATCCCCAGGATAAACAACTGGACACTGTCCGATAATACGTCCGAAAACGAACAAAGTCTACCTATCACCTCCAAAAGAATCGACCCTGCTCCGGGAACACATATTGTACGATATCGTTCTGAAATAGATGATATTGAGATTTCCCATACCGCCCATAACCGGAAGGGATTTGCAGTTGGTGCAGTTTTGGTGGCAGAATGGATAATTAATAAAAAAGGTGTTTTATCAATGGATGATTTCCTATCTTTCTAA
- the lepB gene encoding signal peptidase I, with protein sequence MTQVKKKKSAAREWADALVFAVIAASLIRWLLLEPFTIPTASMEKSLLVGDFLFVSKMHYGTRFPRTPLQVPLTHQKIWGTNANSYLDWIELPYYRLPGFTSVKRNDVVVFNYPSEFEYPVDLKTNYIKRAVAIPGDVLEIKKTQVYVNGEVGSNPEEMQFSYDVMTDRNLSPDFFDDYGVNMDSYMPFSNGSGYMVMATAESAEQIQKSPAVGSVTMRVDRSDFGDPRVFPDGAYFGWNKDNMGPLTIPAKGWTITMDTDNVAKYSYTIEHFEGHDKVEVKDNELYIDDQKVEEYTFRQDYYFMMGDNRHDSLDSRYWGFVPEDHIVGKAWFLWLSLDKHKSMFSKIRWSRFFNGIN encoded by the coding sequence ATGACTCAAGTTAAAAAGAAAAAATCAGCGGCCCGTGAGTGGGCAGACGCCTTGGTTTTTGCAGTAATTGCAGCCTCTCTTATCCGGTGGCTTTTGCTCGAACCTTTTACCATCCCAACAGCATCCATGGAAAAATCACTTTTGGTCGGTGATTTCCTTTTTGTCAGCAAAATGCACTATGGAACAAGGTTTCCCAGAACCCCATTACAGGTTCCTTTGACCCACCAAAAAATATGGGGAACAAATGCCAACTCCTACTTGGATTGGATAGAACTCCCCTATTATAGATTACCAGGATTTACTTCAGTCAAAAGAAATGATGTGGTGGTCTTTAATTATCCCTCGGAGTTTGAATACCCCGTGGATCTGAAGACCAATTATATCAAGAGGGCGGTGGCCATTCCGGGCGATGTCCTTGAAATAAAAAAGACTCAGGTATATGTCAACGGTGAAGTTGGGTCCAACCCAGAAGAAATGCAATTTTCGTACGATGTGATGACTGATAGAAATCTAAGCCCTGATTTCTTTGATGATTATGGCGTCAATATGGACAGCTATATGCCCTTCTCCAATGGTTCCGGCTATATGGTCATGGCCACAGCTGAATCTGCCGAACAAATACAAAAATCCCCTGCAGTAGGTTCAGTGACCATGCGTGTGGACAGAAGTGATTTTGGCGATCCCCGGGTATTTCCTGATGGAGCCTATTTTGGTTGGAACAAAGACAACATGGGTCCTCTTACCATCCCTGCCAAAGGCTGGACCATTACTATGGATACAGATAATGTGGCAAAGTATTCTTATACAATAGAGCATTTTGAAGGGCATGATAAAGTAGAGGTAAAGGATAATGAACTCTATATTGATGATCAAAAAGTAGAAGAATATACATTCCGTCAGGATTATTATTTTATGATGGGTGACAACAGGCATGACTCTCTGGATTCCAGGTATTGGGGCTTTGTGCCAGAAGACCATATTGTAGGCAAAGCCTGGTTCCTATGGCTTTCCCTGGACAAGCACAAATCCATGTTCAGCAAGATCCGCTGGAGCAGGTTTTTCAACGGAATTAACTGA
- a CDS encoding KilA-N domain-containing protein, with protein MAKNKKIEVQGTEINIFTGQADDYISLTDIARYKDSANMDTIIQNWLRNRNTIELLGFWEQMYNPDFKPLEFEGFRKQAGLNSFVLTPKRWIETTNAIGIVSKSGRYGGTFAHKDIAFEFASWISIEFKLYIIKEFQRLKEVENKQCKLDWNLQRTLAKVNYTTHTDAIKERLIPQKLTGKQTSIVFATEAYLLNMALFGKTAAEWRDENPDAKGNMRDDATLEQLVVLSNLESINPVLIRQRLEQSERLKQLNQIAITQMTSLVNNVNLKKLK; from the coding sequence ATGGCAAAGAATAAAAAAATAGAAGTTCAAGGTACTGAAATAAACATTTTCACAGGTCAGGCTGATGATTACATCTCACTTACAGATATTGCTAGATATAAAGATTCTGCCAACATGGATACCATTATTCAAAATTGGCTTCGTAATCGAAACACCATTGAACTACTTGGGTTTTGGGAGCAGATGTATAATCCGGATTTTAAACCCCTCGAATTCGAGGGGTTTAGAAAACAAGCTGGTTTAAATAGTTTTGTGCTAACTCCCAAACGCTGGATAGAAACAACCAACGCGATAGGCATAGTTTCTAAATCTGGTAGATATGGGGGCACTTTTGCCCACAAGGATATTGCTTTCGAGTTTGCTTCATGGATATCTATTGAGTTCAAACTCTATATCATCAAGGAATTTCAACGCCTAAAAGAAGTTGAAAACAAACAATGTAAACTCGACTGGAACCTGCAACGCACCCTTGCTAAGGTCAATTACACCACCCATACTGATGCCATCAAAGAACGACTGATTCCTCAAAAACTAACCGGAAAACAAACTTCTATAGTCTTTGCCACTGAGGCTTATTTACTGAATATGGCACTTTTTGGAAAAACGGCCGCAGAATGGCGGGATGAAAATCCCGATGCCAAGGGCAATATGCGGGATGATGCCACGCTGGAACAACTCGTAGTGCTCTCCAATTTGGAAAGCATCAATCCCGTACTCATACGCCAAAGATTAGAGCAATCAGAACGCCTGAAACAACTCAACCAAATTGCCATTACACAAATGACTTCTTTAGTCAATAATGTAAACTTGAAAAAACTGAAATAA
- a CDS encoding (2Fe-2S) ferredoxin domain-containing protein: protein MATYRKFIFICNGSDCKKAGCKKLQKEIKDLITSEDHKGQYKIIKTKCMDFCKSGPVVVLNNEVMKKADVGGLKKKMG from the coding sequence ATGGCCACTTATCGCAAATTTATATTTATCTGCAACGGATCTGATTGTAAAAAGGCTGGTTGCAAGAAATTGCAAAAGGAAATCAAAGACCTGATCACTTCCGAAGATCACAAGGGCCAATACAAAATCATCAAAACAAAATGTATGGACTTCTGTAAATCGGGACCTGTTGTTGTCCTCAACAATGAAGTCATGAAAAAAGCAGATGTAGGAGGGTTGAAGAAAAAAATGGGATAG
- a CDS encoding DUF819 family protein has protein sequence MEENAPLITNDAVVFGLLMTVLALVFSTSSSKSSFWVKFYRVVPSILLCYFIPALLNSFGVISGELSGLYKVASRYLLPTSLVLLTLSIDFKGILKLGPKALIMFLAGTLGIIIGGPLALLVISTFHPEILGGAGPDEVWRGLATIAGSWIGGGANQTAMLEVFGASPSLFSQMIAVDVLVANLWMAVLLYWAAKPGKIDQIFKADSSAIYALQVKVENYRAGILKIPTLADTMKILGIGFAITGFSHFIADIVAPHIAANYPQLSQYSLDSPFFWIVVIATTGGLILSFTKARELEGAGASRLGSVLLYVLVATIGMQMDLMAIFDSPILFLIGILWMIFHILIMLVVAFLIKAPFFFVAVGSQANVGGAASAPIVASAFNPSLAPVGVLMAVLGYAVGTYGAYICGLLMQMVHG, from the coding sequence ATGGAAGAAAATGCCCCTTTGATCACCAATGATGCTGTTGTTTTTGGTTTGTTGATGACTGTATTGGCTTTGGTGTTTTCAACTTCTTCAAGTAAATCTTCTTTTTGGGTCAAATTTTACAGGGTTGTTCCTTCTATTTTACTTTGTTATTTCATACCGGCTTTGCTCAATTCCTTTGGCGTGATTTCGGGTGAGCTTTCTGGTCTGTACAAAGTAGCTTCCCGGTATTTATTGCCAACTTCCTTGGTATTGCTGACGTTGAGTATTGATTTCAAAGGAATCCTCAAGCTTGGACCAAAAGCGCTGATCATGTTCCTTGCAGGGACATTGGGAATTATAATTGGAGGTCCTTTGGCACTATTGGTGATTTCTACTTTTCATCCTGAAATATTGGGCGGAGCAGGTCCGGATGAAGTTTGGCGTGGCCTAGCTACTATAGCTGGTAGTTGGATAGGAGGGGGGGCGAATCAGACGGCCATGTTGGAAGTATTCGGTGCAAGTCCATCACTGTTTTCTCAGATGATTGCTGTAGATGTTTTGGTTGCCAATCTGTGGATGGCAGTATTGCTTTATTGGGCTGCAAAACCCGGGAAGATAGATCAGATATTCAAAGCAGACAGTTCAGCTATCTATGCGCTCCAGGTCAAAGTGGAAAATTACCGTGCAGGCATACTCAAAATCCCAACCTTGGCCGATACCATGAAAATTCTGGGGATAGGTTTTGCCATAACAGGATTTTCACATTTCATTGCAGATATAGTGGCACCCCATATAGCAGCCAATTATCCTCAGTTGAGTCAATATTCCTTGGATTCTCCCTTTTTCTGGATAGTGGTAATCGCAACTACAGGCGGATTGATATTGTCTTTTACCAAAGCCCGGGAATTGGAGGGTGCAGGAGCATCTCGGCTGGGTTCAGTACTTTTGTATGTTCTTGTAGCGACTATTGGTATGCAGATGGATCTGATGGCTATATTTGACAGTCCAATACTTTTCTTGATAGGGATTCTATGGATGATATTTCATATTTTGATTATGTTGGTGGTAGCATTTCTGATCAAGGCTCCGTTCTTCTTTGTTGCGGTAGGTTCTCAGGCGAATGTCGGTGGTGCAGCCTCTGCACCGATTGTTGCTTCAGCATTCAATCCCTCATTGGCCCCTGTTGGCGTATTGATGGCCGTTTTGGGTTATGCTGTTGGAACCTATGGAGCTTATATTTGTGGTTTACTGATGCAGATGGTGCATGGGTAG